In Humulus lupulus chromosome 6, drHumLupu1.1, whole genome shotgun sequence, a single genomic region encodes these proteins:
- the LOC133782188 gene encoding uncharacterized protein LOC133782188 isoform X2, producing the protein MPTLNLFTNVPVDAVVASDILKDATRAVAKIIGKPESYVMILMNGGVPIAFAGTEEPAAYGELISIGGLGPSVNGKLSSTIAEILQIKLSIDSSRFYIKFYDVQRPFFGFNGSTF; encoded by the exons ATGCCGACCTTGAACCTCTTCACGAATGTCCCAGTCGACGCAGTCGTCGCCTCTGACATTCTAAAGGACGCCACCAGAGCTGTTGCTAAAATCATTGGCAAACCTGAATCT TATGTGATGATTTTGATGAATGGGGGAGTGCCGATTGCATTTGCTGGCACTGAAGAACCAGCTGCTTATGGGGAATTGATCTCCATTGGGGGCCTTGGACCTAGTGTCAATGGAAAACTGAGTTCAACTATTGCAGAAATTCTGCAAATTAAGCTGTCCATAGACAGTTCTCGCTTCTATATCAAATTTTATGATGTTCAG CGACCGTTCTTTGGGTTTAATGGCTCGACATTTTGA
- the LOC133782188 gene encoding uncharacterized protein LOC133782188 isoform X1 — MPTLNLFTNVPVDAVVASDILKDATRAVAKIIGKPESYVMILMNGGVPIAFAGTEEPAAYGELISIGGLGPSVNGKLSSTIAEILQIKLSIDSSRFYIKFYDVQVRAKEISTSHEFEGFGAALTYLATTVEGFERT; from the exons ATGCCGACCTTGAACCTCTTCACGAATGTCCCAGTCGACGCAGTCGTCGCCTCTGACATTCTAAAGGACGCCACCAGAGCTGTTGCTAAAATCATTGGCAAACCTGAATCT TATGTGATGATTTTGATGAATGGGGGAGTGCCGATTGCATTTGCTGGCACTGAAGAACCAGCTGCTTATGGGGAATTGATCTCCATTGGGGGCCTTGGACCTAGTGTCAATGGAAAACTGAGTTCAACTATTGCAGAAATTCTGCAAATTAAGCTGTCCATAGACAGTTCTCGCTTCTATATCAAATTTTATGATGTTCAG gtaagggcaaaggaaatatcgaccagccatgagtttgagggcTTTGGAGCGGCACTTACATAtttggccaccacggtcgagggatttgAAAGGACTTAG